ctagctTCCAGAAGACACCCAGAGGACCATGTGCAGGGAGTTAGGGCAAAGCTGAGGTGATGGGGTGGCCTCAGGAAGGCTGAGCAAGGGGCCCCATAAAGCATGCTTGCATTGGCAGAGATTCTTTGGGGGTTGAAGTCTCATGAGGCGAGTGCTTCGAGGAAGGTGGCATTAGTGCTGGAAGAATTAGGGTGACTTCCAGTTAGCAAACATAGGCATCGGGTCATTCCTTCACAGAACGCATGTGCTAAATCCACGCTTTGTGCTAAACACTCTGCTCCCCTGAGCACTAGGGTCACTACAGTGGCCAAGACTGTCACCACTGTCCCTGCCAGCCTCACAGGGAAAAGTCAGTATCCAGGGTAAAGTAGAAGGATGGAGTGGTGAGGAAACAACAGGGTTTCCTAGTAACAGATCAGTGAATGTAAATGCTGAGCAAAGTAAGGGAACAAGAAAAAGGCTAGTTGGGCAAAACAGAACTGTTCACAAAGGAATGCAGTGACGTAAAATCCAATTGCTTTGGCCAAGTACTACTGGAGagcttaaagaaataaaaggggaaatgggGGCTAGAAGTGTAGCTCATGTACCTTCACTGTGAGACCCTAGTCTTAAACATCAGTACTCTAGAACCCATGCATCAGACTTTCACAGAAAGACACACGCCtccactagtgtgtgtgtgtgtgtgtgtgtgtgtgtgtgtgagagagagagagagagagagagagagagagagagagagaaaccttgaGATGCTTCTCTTTACAACAGAACTGCATCTTAAGACAAGAAAGACAAGGAACACACTGAGTAAGTGGAAGACTGGGGGGGGGACATAACTCGGCAGCTGAGCACGTGCTGGGTATACAATACCATGCGCTAACATAACAACTGGCTGGAAAAGCACGGCAGAGACAGATCATGTTCCACTGTGGACAGGACTGGATTTCCATTCTGATCTACCTTATGACTCAGGTCATTCGTTTAATCTATTCAACGAGCCTAGTAGCTGGTATCATCTCTTAGGGCATTGAAAAGGTTAAACAGGAAGGCACCCATGGTTACTACTGGGGCTGCCTCCTTTATTGGCTGGAGTATATGGACAGCATCACTCCATTCCCTTCTGGTCACTGGACACTTGGCAGACATCAGTACCCAGAGTTCTGGGCTCAGAAGTAACCAgcttcttcttgtttttcaggATGAAGATGATCTAGCTCACGCCCTGATCTGGCCTGAGATTCAACAGGAACTGAAAATCATTGAATCAGAGGAGGAGCTCTTGTCATTGCCACCCCCTGCTCAGAAGACAAGCCCAATTATTGAGTCAGGTCCAGCCCCATCTCCCTTCCCAGAGGCCTCTGGGAGCTCACCCTGTTGTTCTACACCTCTGGAAATGTGGACTAGGGACTCAACCAATCAGAGCACACAGGAGGCTGCCATCCTTGCCAATAGAGAGAAGTTGGAGCCCGTCTGCAGCCTCCCTGAGTCAGAGTGTAAGCAGGGACTCAGCCCAGACCCGGCCAGTCTAGCACCTCTGCAAATACTTCTGTTTGAGAAGGCCTCTTCTCCAGCTAGGATAGAGATGGGAGGCCCAAGAAATCTCTCTCCAccacttcctcctgctcctccaccTCCAACTCCCCTGGAGGAGGAGCCTCGAGTCTTGCTGTCAAAGGAAGGCCCTGACAAAGAAGAAGCATCCACGGATTCCAGGACAGATCCCAACACAGAGCAGCCAAACCCCGAAGTCAACCCTGGCGTCCCTAGCCCCTGTCAGAGAGAGGAGGCCATTACAAGCCCTAAGGAGAAGCAAGATGCAAAGCCTGCTGCTCCTGAGAGCGAAGGCCCTGGTCTCCCAAGCCCAGCAAAGGAGGTCGAAGTGGCCCCACAAGAAGAGGAGGATGCCCCCCATGCAGCACAAGAGCCTTCAGACTGTGACGAAGATGACACTGTGACAGACACTGCTCAGCATGGCCTGGAGATGGTAGAGCCATGGGAGGAGCCCCAGTGGGTAACCAGTCCCCTTCATTCTCCCACCCTGAAAGAAGTACAGGAGTCCCAGGTACAGTGTCACCATGGCCACCGACTGGAGAGGAGACTTTGCCACAGGCCCAGCCTTCGCCAGAGCCATTCTCTGGATAGCAAAACCACTGGTCAGAGCCACTGGACTCTCGAGGTTTCCTTCTCCAGCAGTTGTGCTAATCTTGAAACAGAGGGGAATTATGAGCCTCTGAAGCCCCCCACAGCCAGGAACAAGAGTGCTGGGTGGGAGGAAAAGGCCCTGAAAGCCTTCAGAGAGTTCTCTGGCCTGAAAGGGTTAGAGGTTCTTCCCAGCCAGAAGGGATCATCTGGTATACCACCCAAACCAGTAGAAACCAACTTCATCAGTCTGGCAGAAGGAAAGGAGCAGGGACCACAGCTGGAACTCAACAACCCTCAGATGAAACACAGTGATGTTCCTGGGCCAGAAAGCAGCATGGAGAGTTCACCTAGGGCTCAAGACAGCACCTCACCTGGGGAGCATGCCCTAAAGTCACAGCCTAAGAGCAATGAGTATGGACCCTCAAAAGGGAAACACAGGCCTTCTTCCCTCAACTTGGACTCTGCCATGCCCATAGCTGATCTCTTCCGACTTGAGAATGGGGCTTCATTTAGTTCACCTGGAATAGAGATCTCTGAACTAGGAGACACGAAGGTCACCTGGATGACCTCCTCTCACCGTAAAACAGCCCCTGGGAACtcccaggacacccaggaccTGGACATTGTTGCCCCTGCTTTGACAGGCCGCCGGAACTCAGCTCCCGTGAGTGTGTCTGCTGTGAGAACATCCTTCATGATCAAAATGTGTCAGGCCAAGGCTGTCCCTGTCATCCCACCCAAGATTCAGTACACACAGATCCCACAGCCCCTGCCCTCTCAGAGTACAGGGGAAGGTGGGGCTCAGTCTCCAGAGAGGAACCATGAACCTGGTTCAACCACGGAGAACCCTCAGAAACCCACCAAAGATGATCCTCCCTCTTCCCTGGAAAACCCAGAGGAAGAGCAACCAAAGCAAGAGGCAGGAGCCTTTGCATCCCAGAGGAAGGGCAGCACCACATCCTGCACATGTGAGGGGTCCATCTGCTCTCCAGAACCGGGAATATCCAACCTGCTCTCCACACAGGATGCAATGGTGCCATGCAGAAAGTGCacatcagagacagagacagagccatCAGGAGACAACCTTCTTTCTTCAAAACTGGAGCGAGCGTCTGGGGGTCCTAAGTCTTTCCACAGGTCAAGGCCAGGAAGACCTCAGAGCTTAATCTTATTCCCCATCATGGACCACCTACCCTCCTCATCCACAGTGATAGATTCCAAGGTCCTGCTGTCCCCTATCAGAAGCCCTACTCAGACAGTTTCCCCTGGCCTTCTCTGTGGGGATTTGGCAGAAAACACATGGGTCACACCAGAAGGGGTTACGCTTAGGAATAAAATGACCATCCCCAAGAATGGCCAAAGACTAGAGACTTCAACAAGCTGTTTTTACCAGCCCCAGCGGAGATCCGTGATTCTGGATGGAAGAAGTGGGCGGCAAATAGAATGAGGCCAGTTGGCCTGCTGGTGTCTGCAAAAATGTCAGGTTCATCTGGAAGTTATTATGGGGCCAACTGGCCATTTTCCAGGC
This genomic stretch from Cricetulus griseus strain 17A/GY chromosome 4, alternate assembly CriGri-PICRH-1.0, whole genome shotgun sequence harbors:
- the Arhgap31 gene encoding rho GTPase-activating protein 31, whose product is MKNKGAKQKLKRKGAASAFGCDLTEYLESSGQDVPYVLKSCAEFIETHGIVDGIYRLSGVTSNIQRLRQEFGSDQCPDLTREVYLQDIHCVGSLCKLYFRELPNPLLTYELYEKFTEAVSHCPEEGQLARIQNIIQELPPPHYRTLEYLIRHLAHIASFSSKTNMHARNLALVWAPNLLRCKKIEATIYNGDAAFLAVRVQQVVIEFILNHADQIFNSGAPGPLQQDEARITKSLTLPALSLPMKLVSLEEAQARSLAINHPARKERRENSLPEIVPPMGTLFHTVLDVPDSKRKLSSKSKKWKSIFNLGRSGSDSKSKLSRNGSVFVRGQRLSVEKATIRPAKSMDSLCSVPVEGKESKGNFNRTVTTGGFFIPATKMHTSSTGSSCDLSKESEWGQEGMPAGAEGGCEVSGQIRPLPEQLKVFRPIGDPESEQAAPKLLGMFYTSSDSPGKSVFTSSLFQMEPSPRHQRKALNISEPFAVSVPLRVSAVISTNSTPCRTPPKELQSLSSLEEFSFQGSESGGWPEEEKPLGAESFPASVAKKAAPEDSMPEPEALGTAECSQGPPLDPGTQAEKKTLEISLDPQLSRGPEKRPNAEKVVEESQGAGQLKTTTPHESFRVRTEAALLHEMDEDDLAHALIWPEIQQELKIIESEEELLSLPPPAQKTSPIIESGPAPSPFPEASGSSPCCSTPLEMWTRDSTNQSTQEAAILANREKLEPVCSLPESECKQGLSPDPASLAPLQILLFEKASSPARIEMGGPRNLSPPLPPAPPPPTPLEEEPRVLLSKEGPDKEEASTDSRTDPNTEQPNPEVNPGVPSPCQREEAITSPKEKQDAKPAAPESEGPGLPSPAKEVEVAPQEEEDAPHAAQEPSDCDEDDTVTDTAQHGLEMVEPWEEPQWVTSPLHSPTLKEVQESQVQCHHGHRLERRLCHRPSLRQSHSLDSKTTGQSHWTLEVSFSSSCANLETEGNYEPLKPPTARNKSAGWEEKALKAFREFSGLKGLEVLPSQKGSSGIPPKPVETNFISLAEGKEQGPQLELNNPQMKHSDVPGPESSMESSPRAQDSTSPGEHALKSQPKSNEYGPSKGKHRPSSLNLDSAMPIADLFRLENGASFSSPGIEISELGDTKVTWMTSSHRKTAPGNSQDTQDLDIVAPALTGRRNSAPVSVSAVRTSFMIKMCQAKAVPVIPPKIQYTQIPQPLPSQSTGEGGAQSPERNHEPGSTTENPQKPTKDDPPSSLENPEEEQPKQEAGAFASQRKGSTTSCTCEGSICSPEPGISNLLSTQDAMVPCRKCTSETETEPSGDNLLSSKLERASGGPKSFHRSRPGRPQSLILFPIMDHLPSSSTVIDSKVLLSPIRSPTQTVSPGLLCGDLAENTWVTPEGVTLRNKMTIPKNGQRLETSTSCFYQPQRRSVILDGRSGRQIE